The DNA window GAGAAATTATCTTAGGACTTTTCCTTCCATCCACCTTAGGCCTTAGGCAATATTCCATACATAGGTGCTAGCATCTGATCCAACAGAGATAACTGTTAGCTATTATGTCATTTTATTTATGATTCATTAGTCATATGAAAGTTATCTTTAACTTGCAGGAGAACTCCTAGATGCCAGTATAAATCGCAGTCCCAGTGCTTATCTCAACAATCCTGCTGCAGAGCGAAAGAAATACAAGTATGATGTTGATAAAGAGATGACACTTTTAAAGTTTGTTGATGATGACTTTGGACCTGTTGGAAGCTTCAATTGGTTTGCGACACATGGGACTTCAATGAGCCGCACAAATTCATTGATTAGTGGGGATAATAAAGGTGCTGCTGCACGGTTTATGGAAAACTGGTTTGAGAAAGAAAGTTCTGAAAGAAATTATTCTGTTGGATTGAAGAATGATCGCTTGCCACGAAGAGTCTCAAATATAATTCCTGGTCTTCTTGATAACCGTAAATTACTTAGCCTTTTCTTTTTGTCCTGTAATTCATCTCTACTGAAATTATTAGCATATTTTCCAGAACATGTTTGATATACAAGATAAGTGTCTTAAGTTATTAGCATCAGAGTGTCTACTTCTATATGTGAATTTCAGgtcattatatttatttgagaGCTGCTACACAGTATGAATCAGGTTTCGTACCAGTGTTATATACGCTCTGATAACCGATTAGGCATTGATTGGAGTGTAagatgagagaaaaaaaaataatgtgcaACTAAAAAACACAGCTCACTTTCATATTCACATGTCGTTTCGTGCCATAAGTTTTGTACTATTTAGCTTTTTTCCTATGTATATTCTGATTAAAATCTAAGTGCAGATCATGAATTACTGGAAATTTCTGCCAACTTTCAATCACTTCCCAGTAGATCAGCAACCAAAAATTCGAGCGTTGCAAGACGAGTGAGAAGTGCACGTAGGCAGGCTGGCAAGCCTGAATTCGTATCAGCATTTTGCCAATCAAATTGTGGCGATGTTACTCCAAACGTGCTTGGAGCTTTCTGTATAGACACTGGTCTACCTTGTGACTTCAATCATAGTACATGTGGAGGAAAGAATGAGTTGTGCTATGGCCAAGGACCCGGGTAATTATTtctagcatgttttaattttcacAAGTGCTTGCAAATGTTGCTAGACCTGTAATAGTtactaaattagtaaatttcATCCTCAATGTAATGTGACAGCTACCCAGATGAATTCGAAAGTACACGCATCATAGGGGAAAGGCAATTTAGAAAAGCAGTGGAACTTTTCAATGAAGCAAAGGATGAAATTGAAGGGGATGTTGATTATAGACATGCCTATATAGATTTATCCACGCTTGAAGTTACTATTCACAAACGTGGAGCTTCCAAGGTCGTAAGGACATGCCCTGCTGCAATGGGGTTTGCATTTGCTGCTGGTACAACTGATGGACCTGGAGCTTTTGATTTCAAGCAAGGTGATGATAAGGTAATCATCTATCCACTTTGCTTGTGGCAACCATTTTCGTAGGTTTGAATTCTTAAATATTTGTCATGATGTTGTATGGCAGGGCAATCCTTTTTGGAAAATGGTTCGTGACTTACTTAAAACACCAAGCAAGGAGCAAATAGATTGTCAGCATCCAAAGCCGATTTTGCTTGATACTGGTGAAATGAAGAAACCTTATGATTGGGCTGTAAGTTACACTCGTTCATCCtgaatattttgattttgtagTCCCTTGGTTTAGTGATGCTTTCTTCTATAAGGAGTCTCTTTAACACTAGTAGATTTTAACACTGTGAAGTTAGATTTCTGGAGACAAGTTTTTGGCGGTACATAGTTTGTGCACAAGTCACACACATGTATATGGAATGCAAGTTTAGCAGCAGATGAGAAAGGCTATATGGAATGCAAGTTTAACACAGAAGTGAAAATTGGAGATGTTATACCACAAGTGAAGAGATATAAGTATCTTGGTTGTATTATTAAAGATAACGAAGGAATAGAGGACGACGTAAACCATAAGGTTCAAGTAGGTTGGTCAAAATAACAAAgtgttttgtattttatatacagcaaaaaaatatctttgaaactTAAGAGTACATTCTTGCACTGTTATGAGACCAGCTATATAGTATGGGATGGAGTGTTGGGTGGAAAAAGTTGAACACAGACATAAGTTCAACATGGGTGAAATGAGGATGTTTCGATGGATGAGACATCATGAGTATGGACAGAATAAGAAATAAGGATGAGAGAAAGTTGGATTAACAGAAAAGATGGTGGAATCTACTCTAGCTTCTAGACCCTTCTAGATTATTTACTCAGCTCACTCTATTAGGAGAGAAGGTCGGTAGAGCATCCAGTGAGAAGGATAGATCAAATGGAAGATAGACCAGTGGTTAGAGGTAGAAAAagacctaaaaggactctgcaTGAAGTTGTCAAGCAAGATTTCTATGTAAACGATCTCGCCAAGACATGACACATAATATGAAGCCATGGTGTCGTTTAATTCATGTAACGAACCCTACCTATTAagataaggctttgttgttgttgttgctgttgtgaTATGCTTTTCTTCCCACTCAAGAGCTCTATTTTATCTAGACACTTTCAGTCTTCTTGAATTCTTTTAAGAGTATTTAAAATGCCTTGAGATCTTTGTTTGAGAAGAGAGGGTTATGTTTGGTATTTCATGTCAAAAATGGGTATGTCAGGGAAGGTTAGTGTGTCGGACAACTAAAGGATGTTATTTTAACAGAAGTTCGATATAGAAGTCTCACATCTGTTTTCGCACATGCAGTGTAGTGCTTGTTAGTTAGTAACAACATAAATCTTGTATATAAAGCTTTTCTGTGTTAATTTTGCAGCCATCAATACTTCCAATCCAGATCCTCCGAATTGGGCAGTTTGTGATTCTCTGTGTACCAGGAGGTACTAGCTTCTCCCCTACACTTATTTGCTATAAATAATATTGTTTGaatcttcattcttctcatcCTCAAACTCTAACAGCTGCTTCACTAAGACAGAATATGCATTGtatataatagttatttttattgttcttttccTTGGAAATTATATTTCTTCAGATGCTTCATGCATGTTTAATATTGTTTTATTCTGACAGAGTTCTCAACAATGGCTGGTAGGCGTCTTCGTGATATGGTTAAGACAGTGCTAAGTAATGACAAGGACTTTAAAAACATGCATGTTGTTATAGCAGGGTTGACTAATACTTATTCGCAGTATGTAACAACATATGAAGAGTACCAGGTGCAAAGATACGAGGTCagttataatttttcttgaaataACATGAATCTTGCAGCAAACACTTTTGTTTGATTTCCATAGCAAGCACAAAATGCAACATTAGTTTAACTTTATAGTTAGTTATTCAAGCTCAGTCATATAACTTTGTTAGGGTGCTTCCACACTATATGGTCCGAACACACTGAGCGCATACATTCAGGAGTTCAAGAAGCTTGCAAAGGCCCTCATCAGCGGCCAACCGGTAGAACCCGGTCCACAACCCCCTGATCTCCTGGATAAGCAAATAAGCTTCCTCCCACCAGTTGTTGTAGATGGAACCCCACACGGAGTAGACTTCGGAGATGTGTGCTCTGATGTGCCTCAGAACTCCACCTTCAAATGTGGTGACATGGTGACAGCATCATTCTGGTCAGCCTGCCCAAGGAACGACCTCATGACCGAAGGCACCTTCGCATTGGTGGAATTTCATAAAGGTGAGGATAATTGGGTTCCTGTTTATGATGACGACGACTTTTGCTTGCGCTTCAAGTGGTCAAGGCCCTCTAAACTCAGTTCTAGGAGTAAGGCAACCATAGAATGGAGGATACCAAATGATGTGAATCCTGGTGTGTATAGAATAAGACATTTTGGTGCTGCAAAGAGTTTATTTGGTTCAATTCACCACTTTACAGGTTCATCAAGTGCGTTTGTGGTAGCATAGAGTCATAGAGGTAGTTTTATTGCTCATCACTTTTACTGTATGTGTGATTTTGATGCTTAACTCTATGGAGGTTATTTGGTGAATGAATCCCTATAGAAGGATGATACCAGTGTGTGTATCATTTGTTATACAGCCCTATCACTCTACAAACACATCTCATCGCCATTTTTATTTCGGAATTATATTGCTAACAAATGATTCTTTAAAATGTTGTCTAATGTTAACTGCTGCTAGTTTTAGCTGTTTATTAATTGTAAAACACCAATGTTTGTGAATAAACAATTTAGTTTAGAAACATAAAGACGATGAAAATTTGGACATTTTGTTCAGCTCACGCTAGCAAAAACTTAAGCAGGATGTACTCCATTTTGGACTCGTTTAACGTCTACAATAAGTGGTAGATTTTTAGCGCTAAAGTTAGTTGAGATGTGTTTTATACACTTCTCATAATCAACACAATTCTCTCTCTAGCTCTTAATCAATtccataaacataaaatatgaaTATCCATAAATTACTTAAAGATGTGGTAATATTAATATACGCTCCTAAACTTGAATTTGAGTCTTCCAAAACGTACAAGATTGTGATAatatgaagaaaataaaataaaataaaaggttaaTTACTCTTAAATCATCTAATAGGACGTTTAAAAAGATGCATGTGTACTGCAACAGACTAGTGAATAGTAACTTAATTCTTTGAATTGTCAGAGAGACAAGAAATAAAGATTTACAAAAGAACCACATCATTCTAAATGGCAATCCCTGAATTGCTATGAAATAACAAAGATAGGGGTGAATATCATCTAATATAGCATAATCAACATGCAAGTCATGTATAAACCTCTGGAGAACTGGTACTAGCCAAAACTTCTTGGTGTCACATAAAGACCCAACAACCAGAGACAAACTAATCAATGGCTCTCTTGTTAGTTCTAGTGACTAATTACTGCTCTGCCTCTAACCTAGCAACATCATCAAGAACAAAAAGAGCTTCTCAGCGAAGCCTCTTCAATATGGATTTCCTTGCAAATAATAGACACTGCACAACTTAATCTGCTGCTGCTTTTCGCCCAAGTTTCTCAGTTAAAAACATGTCATGTCATTGAATTAGGCGTCTATTTGAAATTTTCTCTAACATGTCAAAGAAAACTGCGATCTCGAGTTGAAGACAAAGTCTTTTGTTCATTAACAAGCATCCAAAGAGTCGCACATGCATTCATTCAAGAAGCATGAGGAAGCAAATCGCAACTATCAAGCTGAAATTGCTTTTGGTGAAATGGCATGGTAAAATATAGCTATGAATACAGCTAGCACACTTGACTACCATGCCTGAAAAGGATTGGTGCCTGAATTTTGGCACACAAACAGCCACCAAAGCTAACTCCAGAGAGATGAAATGGAAGTATAGCTTTGGGATACAATTTACCAGAGGGTGCCATGAATCATGCTATGAACCAGGAAAGTTTGTGAAGTCATCCAACCAAAACTATGAGTCCAATACTCTAATTTCTGCATCATGTATAAACAAAAGTAAGTCAGcagatttcaaaaatatcatttgaagaaaaaataatcaTTAGAAATACAATCTCACAATATATATCTTTTTGCTTTTGGATTTTGCTGTTGTATAGGGGAACTCTTAACCCCGAGTTTGTATTATCCTTCTCATCATCATATTGAAATTCTTTTATCatccaaagaaaaaaagagtaagAAACAGCTAAGAAGTTGGAGAGAACAAGTTTATTTATATCAAAACCTGGTGGCGAATACAGTGATGCATCACTGAGGGTCAATTGAAAATCATGTACTTAAAagaacaaatatttaaaatctttCATCTCATTGCAGGCACAACCACTCCATTATAGATCTTTAATGGTCAGGAAAACTGCACTTTTTTACTTCAGCATCATTCACTCCATCAATAAGGCCAAACAAGTAAAATAACATATTGAAAATTATCACACAAATgctaaatttcacaaaaatatttgCAAAACAATTTTTGGCCATCCTTTCTTAAGTTCATAATTCAAGAACATTCTAACTTAACCACAACCTGCTTCTTTGACTAGATTATCATGCATCTTCTACtacaagcctaaaatgtgaGACAGGAATTGTTTTTCCAGGAGTAATGGTGATCAAGAAATTTTTGCCAGATTAAGAATGATCCAGAGCCTCTGGACTCTGCTCAACCATTGCAGATTTAGTTGGCATGCTTCATGCATCAGTGCTTAAATGCAACAAACTTGGCTGTAGCATTTAGTAACTGCAAGACACAGATACATACTCTTCTCTGTTTCTAGGAACCTAATCTCCAACCTATCAGTTTCCTGTGGCATGGTACTAGAGATCCATTGATCTTTGAGACCATACATTCTACACACTTGCACCAGCAAAAATGGTTCTAATACAAGGCTGGAGCAACAATACAGGCTAAAAGCAGGCAATTTTAGTTCAGCTCAGAATCTGGGATGAAGCCTTGtagtgaaagaagaagaagacacaGTTCTGCAAAAAGGTCTCAACACACATCAAGATGACATTCTTGGAATCTGTGGGAGAAAAATAGGGTCGGGGGAGGTGGCAATGGTTAAAGTCCGAGAATATATTACTGCATGTTTCTATCTTCAATCACTAAGCAGTGCTATTTCAATTCAGTAACAAAACTGTTGAATTCTGCAAAGCATGATGTTTGGCAAGACTCGTGGGCTACCATCAAAGTCTTCTATAACAACATAACAAATATTAACACCCATTGAAGTTAGTTTTTCAGATTTATGAGTGCCTTTCTCAGTGGCCTCAACTCAAGGCCTTCAATATTATATATAGCCTTAAATTTAGTGACCATACATTCTATAATTGTGACAATTTAAGCACCAAATTGATTCATAATCCAGTGCTTCACTCCAGGATAAAACAGATGGAGTTAAGCTTATTTTTCTTAAAGCAAAGAGTTTATAAAACAAACTTCGCATATCTTATATTCCCTCAATTGATAAACCTGCAGACTTGCTAACAAAGTACTTCCCAGAACAAGATTTGCCTTTCCAGAAAACTCTTGCAGattttctcactttctttcaatttcactTGTCTATGAAATATAGTCAAACATTCACCAATACGTACTCTGAAGTCCAAACCATACATTGAATGGAAGTTCAAAAATATGGTATATTTTCACATATTGTTATTACAACACATGACAAGACGCAATGACATCTTTTGATTCATATAACCAACCCCACCTATTGGGACAAGTGCTGTTGTATTGTCGTTACATCACATAAAAGTAATTACTAGTACaaagaaatattaatttagacatCAATGTAAATTATAAAGACATTCATAGTTGCATAAAAGTTATATGTACCATTTGTGGCTATCAAGCGCGAAACAACTGAGTTAAGTCAAACAAATTCATTCAGGTCAGAACATGCAGTACATTTGGTATTAGTTACATTTCATTTAGGTTCAGATAAATATAGCATTTAGAAGTATACACGTTTTTCTAATCATATTTAAGTCAATAGCAATCGAATGCAATCCTTCTAGTTCAGGAAATTATGCATTTTTCCTTCAACATTATTCAAATAATTGAATAACAGTACAAAGAAGAGACAATCACAACATATTCGAAATTATTAAACATGTGC is part of the Arachis duranensis cultivar V14167 chromosome 1, aradu.V14167.gnm2.J7QH, whole genome shotgun sequence genome and encodes:
- the LOC107495378 gene encoding neutral ceramidase 1, producing MEFPFFHYLSLWRTCGDIQIWTIFLLMLLLLKSGGVYSDSDYLIGLGSYDITGPAADVNMMGYANTQQIASGIHFRLRARAFIVADEDGKRVVFVNLDACMASQIVTIKVIERLKARYGDLYTEENVAISGIHTHAGPGGYLQYIVYIVTSLGFVRQSFDVLVDGIEKSIVQAHENLRPGSILVNKGELLDASINRSPSAYLNNPAAERKKYKYDVDKEMTLLKFVDDDFGPVGSFNWFATHGTSMSRTNSLISGDNKGAAARFMENWFEKESSERNYSVGLKNDRLPRRVSNIIPGLLDNHHELLEISANFQSLPSRSATKNSSVARRVRSARRQAGKPEFVSAFCQSNCGDVTPNVLGAFCIDTGLPCDFNHSTCGGKNELCYGQGPGYPDEFESTRIIGERQFRKAVELFNEAKDEIEGDVDYRHAYIDLSTLEVTIHKRGASKVVRTCPAAMGFAFAAGTTDGPGAFDFKQGDDKGNPFWKMVRDLLKTPSKEQIDCQHPKPILLDTGEMKKPYDWAPSILPIQILRIGQFVILCVPGEFSTMAGRRLRDMVKTVLSNDKDFKNMHVVIAGLTNTYSQYVTTYEEYQVQRYEGASTLYGPNTLSAYIQEFKKLAKALISGQPVEPGPQPPDLLDKQISFLPPVVVDGTPHGVDFGDVCSDVPQNSTFKCGDMVTASFWSACPRNDLMTEGTFALVEFHKGEDNWVPVYDDDDFCLRFKWSRPSKLSSRSKATIEWRIPNDVNPGVYRIRHFGAAKSLFGSIHHFTGSSSAFVVA